A single Carnobacterium inhibens subsp. inhibens DSM 13024 DNA region contains:
- a CDS encoding glucosamine-6-phosphate deaminase: MEIIVVKDNVEGGKKAFELIKEGMDQGAKVLGLATGSTPISLYHEMIKSDIDFSDMTAINLDEYVGLAPTDSQSYHYFMDQELFSKKPFKETFVPNGLAEDAEQEGKRYDQIIENHPIDIQVLGIGSNGHIGFNEPGTPFDLTTHKVELLPSTIEANKRFFDNVEDVPRLAYSMGIKSIMKSKKIILMAYGETKAEAIKNSIEGPVTEEVPGSILQNHDNVIMIVDEEAAKLIQR; encoded by the coding sequence ATGGAAATTATTGTTGTAAAAGATAACGTTGAAGGTGGAAAAAAAGCATTTGAACTAATTAAAGAGGGTATGGACCAAGGAGCTAAAGTCTTAGGTTTAGCTACAGGAAGTACACCCATTTCTTTGTATCATGAAATGATTAAAAGCGACATAGATTTTTCGGACATGACAGCTATTAATTTAGATGAATACGTTGGGTTGGCTCCTACAGATTCTCAAAGTTACCATTATTTTATGGATCAAGAACTTTTTTCTAAAAAGCCATTCAAAGAAACGTTTGTTCCAAATGGTCTAGCAGAAGATGCAGAACAAGAGGGCAAACGCTATGATCAAATTATTGAAAATCACCCAATTGATATTCAAGTTTTAGGAATTGGAAGCAATGGACACATTGGATTTAATGAACCTGGTACTCCTTTTGATTTAACAACACATAAAGTAGAGTTGCTTCCTTCTACAATTGAAGCCAATAAACGCTTTTTTGACAATGTTGAAGATGTTCCACGCTTAGCTTACTCAATGGGAATCAAATCAATCATGAAGTCTAAAAAAATTATTTTGATGGCGTATGGTGAAACAAAAGCAGAAGCGATAAAAAATTCAATTGAAGGCCCTGTAACAGAAGAAGTTCCTGGAAGTATCTTGCAAAATCATGACAATGTCATTATGATTGTAGATGAGGAAGCAGCGAAATTAATCCAACGATAG
- a CDS encoding glycosyltransferase family 4 protein, which yields MFQVLVFCIFTVVISFILTPLVKKLALKVNAIDKPGERRVNVKAMPTLGGLAIYLSFYISLFFLQPIPIKQIFPLFIASTIIIITGVIDDLIEISPRLKMLGIVIGALIIYYAADIRMDLVTFPLIGEVHLGIFSLPITLIWILAITNAVNLIDGLDGLATGVSIIALTTMGIIGFFFLTISDVAVPIMIFTLVAAAIGFLPYNFFPARIFLGDTGALFLGFMISIMSLQGLKNATLITLIIPVVILGIPITDTIAAILRRRLNQRPISSADKMHLHHRLMTLGLTHRQTVLAIYCIAAMFSLIALMYPISTFIGSIMLTIGLLLGLELFIELIGLVSEERRPLLTRLKRFAKKVNRKR from the coding sequence ATGTTTCAAGTGTTGGTTTTCTGTATTTTTACAGTTGTTATCAGCTTTATATTGACACCATTAGTAAAAAAATTAGCACTAAAAGTAAATGCTATAGACAAACCTGGTGAAAGACGAGTGAATGTAAAAGCTATGCCAACACTAGGAGGATTAGCAATCTATTTATCTTTTTATATTTCTTTGTTTTTTTTACAACCGATACCGATTAAGCAAATTTTTCCTTTATTTATAGCTTCGACCATTATTATTATTACTGGGGTAATCGATGATTTGATTGAAATCTCTCCAAGATTAAAAATGTTAGGGATTGTTATTGGTGCCTTGATTATCTATTATGCAGCCGATATTCGAATGGATCTCGTGACATTTCCTTTAATTGGAGAAGTGCATTTAGGGATTTTTAGTTTACCTATAACGTTAATATGGATTTTGGCGATTACGAATGCTGTTAATTTAATTGACGGCTTAGATGGATTAGCAACCGGAGTTTCAATTATTGCTTTAACAACTATGGGAATTATTGGATTTTTCTTTTTAACCATATCTGATGTTGCAGTACCTATAATGATTTTTACACTTGTGGCTGCAGCTATTGGTTTTTTACCTTATAATTTTTTTCCAGCTCGTATTTTTCTAGGAGACACAGGTGCTTTATTCCTTGGCTTCATGATATCTATCATGTCATTGCAAGGATTAAAAAACGCAACTTTGATTACATTAATTATACCAGTTGTTATACTAGGCATACCGATCACTGACACGATTGCTGCTATTTTGAGAAGACGATTAAATCAAAGGCCAATTTCTAGTGCAGACAAAATGCATTTGCACCATCGCTTGATGACATTGGGATTGACCCATAGACAGACAGTACTGGCTATTTATTGTATTGCTGCCATGTTTTCGTTGATTGCGTTAATGTATCCAATATCTACATTTATTGGGTCCATAATGTTGACTATCGGCCTGCTATTGGGACTAGAGTTATTT
- a CDS encoding GntR family transcriptional regulator, with protein sequence MAKATPVYIQIHNQIRKMIEKEVWKIGERIPSERDLAIQFNVSRMTLRQAVQTLVDEGILERKVGSGTYVSNKKVQEKMAGIQSFTDIMVSQGRKPTSKTISYHVKPASVSEAENLKLEPEEMVLRMERIRYADDIPICFEVATIPYSLVESLGKQEITKSLYKALESEQGITVQRAEQTVSAMRASEKIAEYLSIKRGESILQLKQISYSKDDLPFEYVRTQYVGERFEFYLEKDLR encoded by the coding sequence ATGGCTAAGGCGACACCAGTTTACATTCAAATTCATAATCAAATAAGAAAAATGATAGAAAAAGAAGTTTGGAAAATAGGAGAGCGGATTCCTTCTGAAAGAGATTTAGCTATCCAATTTAATGTCAGCCGAATGACCTTGAGACAAGCCGTACAAACTCTTGTAGATGAAGGAATCTTAGAGAGAAAAGTAGGCTCTGGCACCTATGTATCCAATAAAAAAGTCCAAGAAAAAATGGCGGGTATTCAAAGTTTTACGGATATTATGGTTTCGCAAGGTCGAAAGCCAACAAGCAAAACGATTTCGTATCATGTTAAACCTGCTAGTGTAAGCGAAGCAGAAAATTTAAAATTGGAACCTGAAGAAATGGTTTTAAGAATGGAACGAATACGTTATGCTGACGATATTCCCATTTGTTTTGAAGTAGCAACGATTCCATACTCTCTAGTAGAATCATTAGGGAAACAAGAAATTACTAAATCACTTTATAAAGCACTAGAATCTGAGCAAGGCATTACTGTTCAACGAGCTGAACAAACCGTTTCTGCTATGCGTGCTTCTGAAAAAATTGCTGAATATTTGTCGATTAAACGTGGAGAATCTATTCTTCAATTAAAACAAATTAGTTATTCAAAAGATGATTTGCCTTTTGAATATGTTCGTACTCAATATGTAGGGGAACGATTTGAGTTTTACTTGGAAAAAGACTTACGCTAA